One part of the Futiania mangrovi genome encodes these proteins:
- a CDS encoding M48 family metalloprotease translates to MALTHLLSRPAFRVLGVAAMFAGIVAALPAQAQTVIRDAEIEALVADYADPIFAAAGLSGTGAEVVLLGDNSINAFVMGGQTVYIHTGLLRAADTPDQVIGVIAHETGHITAGHVSRIRSAAAQATVPMILTAILGAAAAAAGAGPAAAGIMSAGQQFGVGQFLRYSRTQEASADQAAANYLEAANVPLDGLIALLQTLADQNVLGRTLENSYALTHPLSRERIALLERRAEEMRTRATPALPSAAAALQLRHDRMRAKITGFLESPQVALNRYPQGDNSIPARYARAVAYHRTADYDAADREIGSLIAQAPADPYFHELKGQMLLERGKVQDAVEAYRAAAERAPDAQLIRIALGQALIRTEDRPQVQEGLQVLEAALRVNPDYTPAWRTLANGYDRIGDTARAQLATAERLVRENKIAEAKMQAARAMRGLPNGSPAWLRAADIESMVAPEDPAGRNR, encoded by the coding sequence ATGGCACTGACGCACCTCCTCTCTCGCCCGGCCTTCCGCGTGCTTGGCGTCGCGGCAATGTTCGCAGGCATCGTCGCCGCCCTGCCCGCGCAGGCGCAGACGGTTATCCGCGACGCCGAGATCGAGGCGCTCGTCGCCGACTATGCCGATCCGATCTTTGCGGCAGCCGGACTCTCCGGCACGGGTGCAGAGGTCGTGCTTCTGGGCGACAACAGCATCAACGCCTTCGTGATGGGCGGACAGACCGTCTACATCCACACAGGTTTGCTGCGCGCCGCGGACACGCCTGACCAGGTCATCGGCGTGATCGCACATGAGACCGGGCACATCACCGCGGGCCATGTCTCGCGCATCCGCAGTGCCGCGGCACAGGCGACGGTGCCGATGATCCTGACGGCGATCCTTGGCGCGGCTGCGGCTGCCGCAGGTGCGGGACCGGCCGCTGCCGGCATCATGAGCGCCGGCCAGCAGTTCGGCGTCGGCCAGTTCCTGCGATATTCCCGCACGCAGGAGGCATCCGCCGACCAGGCTGCAGCGAATTACCTCGAGGCGGCGAACGTGCCGCTCGACGGGCTGATCGCGCTGCTGCAGACGCTGGCCGACCAGAACGTGCTGGGCCGCACGCTGGAGAACTCCTACGCGCTCACCCACCCTCTCTCGCGGGAGCGGATCGCGCTGCTCGAACGCCGCGCCGAAGAGATGCGCACGCGCGCCACCCCCGCCTTGCCCTCCGCGGCGGCCGCCCTGCAACTGCGCCATGACAGGATGCGGGCAAAGATCACCGGTTTCCTCGAATCGCCCCAGGTGGCGTTGAACCGCTATCCGCAGGGCGACAATTCGATCCCGGCCCGCTATGCCCGCGCCGTCGCCTATCACCGCACGGCTGACTATGACGCCGCGGACCGCGAGATCGGCAGCCTGATCGCGCAGGCGCCCGCCGATCCCTATTTCCACGAACTGAAGGGCCAGATGCTGCTGGAGCGGGGCAAGGTACAGGACGCCGTCGAGGCTTACCGCGCCGCAGCCGAACGCGCGCCGGACGCCCAGCTGATCCGCATCGCCCTCGGCCAGGCCCTGATCCGCACCGAGGATCGCCCGCAGGTCCAGGAGGGGTTGCAAGTGCTGGAAGCCGCCTTGCGCGTCAACCCCGATTACACGCCCGCCTGGCGCACGCTCGCCAATGGCTACGACCGGATCGGCGACACCGCGCGCGCCCAGCTTGCCACCGCGGAGCGGCTGGTGCGCGAGAACAAGATCGCCGAAGCGAAAATGCAGGCGGCGCGCGCCATGCGCGGGCTGCCCAACGGTTCGCCCGCATGGCTGCGCGCAGCCGATATCGAGTCCATGGTCGCGCCGGAGGATCCGGCCGGCCGAAACCGTTGA
- a CDS encoding Rne/Rng family ribonuclease, whose amino-acid sequence MARRMLIDASHREETRVVVVDGNRVEEFDFETAFKKQISGNIYLAKVTRVEPSLQAAFIEYGGNRHGFLAFNEIHPDYYQIPVADRRALIDAERREDAEEEEAASRRQGNGNGHGGGDEDDEGVETVGAEDAFEETTRKRPRQRPYKIQEVIRRRQILLVQVVKEERGNKGAALTTYISLAGRYCVLMPNTGKGGGISRKITNAPDRKRLKAIAEELEIPEGMGLIIRTAGANRTKAEIKRDYEYLLRLWDTIRTDTLQSTAPALVHEEGSLIKRAIRDLYSKDIGEVLVQGDDGYREAKDFMKMLTPSHAKNVKQYKDRVPLLTRYRVESQLDSLMVPQVQLRSGGYLVINATEALVAIDVNSGKSTREHSIEDTALKTNLEAAEEVARQLRLRDLAGLIVIDFIDMEESKNNRAVERKLKECLKNDRARIQVGRISSFGLLEMSRQRLRPSVIETSSSPCPHCHGTGHIRSVDSIALHILRRAEEEGVQGQAAELLLRAPVEVANFILNRKREWVNEIEQRYELALLVEGVEELTVPHYELERTRLKADGKAIDLAVPEMLETSSEEAGIPDEDEEQEEDAVRADGGDDEGRKKRRRRRRRKPKGGEAAADTAATDGESGVGAEDGADESAEDDDDGEERADEEAASGEEKPRKRRRGRRGGRRRRKTEGGADEAATEVPAGESAPAKAAAAPEVIVESRETLGEAVDVGLGSDLEAAPQAEAEPAAEASAETPVATRPPAETAEETPKPKARRTRKPRKAAAEGEEAAPAAAEAATASDAEAPAKPARPRTRKRKTAEPSGAPAAEADTVTATASEPAVAAETAAGPDGQAGIATEHEPEVEPEDVSAMAGASEGTEQQEAPKPARRGWWRTRFLRQDT is encoded by the coding sequence ATGGCACGACGCATGCTGATCGACGCCAGCCACCGGGAAGAGACCCGGGTGGTCGTGGTGGATGGCAACCGGGTTGAAGAATTCGATTTCGAAACCGCATTCAAGAAGCAGATCTCCGGAAACATCTATCTCGCGAAGGTAACGCGGGTTGAACCGTCGCTTCAGGCGGCGTTCATCGAGTATGGCGGGAACCGGCACGGCTTCCTCGCCTTCAACGAGATCCATCCGGATTATTACCAGATCCCCGTGGCGGACCGCCGCGCGCTCATCGATGCCGAACGGCGCGAGGATGCCGAGGAGGAGGAGGCTGCCAGCCGCCGTCAAGGCAACGGCAACGGCCATGGCGGCGGCGACGAGGACGATGAGGGCGTCGAGACCGTGGGCGCCGAGGATGCGTTCGAGGAGACGACGCGCAAGCGTCCGCGCCAGCGCCCCTACAAGATCCAGGAAGTGATCCGCCGCCGGCAGATCCTGCTTGTCCAGGTCGTGAAGGAGGAGCGTGGCAACAAGGGTGCCGCTCTCACCACCTACATCTCGCTCGCCGGGCGCTATTGCGTGCTGATGCCGAACACCGGCAAGGGCGGCGGCATCAGCCGCAAGATCACCAATGCGCCCGACCGCAAGCGCCTGAAGGCGATCGCGGAGGAACTGGAGATCCCCGAGGGCATGGGCCTCATCATCCGCACGGCGGGTGCGAACCGCACCAAGGCGGAGATCAAGCGCGACTACGAATATCTTCTGCGGCTGTGGGACACGATCCGCACCGACACGCTGCAATCCACCGCGCCCGCGCTGGTGCACGAGGAAGGCAGCCTGATCAAGCGGGCGATCCGCGACCTCTACTCCAAGGACATCGGCGAGGTTCTGGTCCAGGGCGATGACGGCTATCGCGAGGCCAAGGACTTCATGAAGATGCTGACACCCAGCCACGCGAAGAACGTCAAGCAGTACAAGGACCGCGTGCCGCTGCTCACCCGCTACCGGGTCGAGAGTCAGCTCGACAGCCTGATGGTCCCGCAGGTCCAGCTCCGCTCCGGCGGCTACCTCGTGATCAACGCGACCGAGGCGCTGGTCGCCATCGACGTCAACTCCGGCAAGTCGACGCGCGAACATTCGATCGAGGATACCGCGCTCAAGACCAATCTCGAGGCGGCCGAGGAAGTGGCGCGGCAGCTGCGCCTGCGCGACCTTGCGGGCCTCATCGTGATCGACTTCATCGACATGGAGGAGTCGAAGAACAACCGCGCGGTCGAGCGCAAGCTGAAGGAATGCCTGAAGAACGACCGCGCGCGCATCCAGGTCGGCCGGATCTCCAGCTTCGGCCTGCTGGAGATGTCGCGGCAGCGCCTGCGGCCGAGCGTGATCGAGACGAGTTCCTCGCCCTGCCCGCATTGCCACGGAACGGGACATATCCGCTCCGTCGACTCCATCGCGCTGCACATCCTGCGGCGCGCCGAGGAAGAAGGCGTCCAGGGCCAGGCCGCGGAACTTCTGCTCCGCGCGCCGGTCGAGGTGGCGAACTTCATCCTCAACCGCAAGCGCGAATGGGTGAACGAGATCGAGCAGCGCTACGAACTGGCGCTACTGGTCGAGGGCGTGGAGGAGCTGACCGTTCCCCATTACGAGCTTGAGCGCACGCGCCTCAAGGCCGACGGCAAGGCGATCGACCTTGCGGTGCCGGAAATGCTTGAGACCTCGTCCGAGGAAGCCGGCATCCCCGACGAGGACGAGGAGCAGGAGGAGGACGCCGTGCGCGCCGACGGCGGGGACGACGAGGGCCGCAAGAAGCGCCGCCGCCGCCGCCGCCGCAAGCCGAAGGGCGGCGAGGCTGCTGCAGACACCGCTGCCACCGATGGCGAGTCCGGAGTGGGTGCCGAGGATGGCGCCGACGAGAGTGCGGAGGACGACGACGACGGCGAGGAGCGAGCGGACGAGGAGGCTGCATCCGGCGAGGAGAAGCCGCGCAAGCGCCGCCGCGGGCGCCGGGGCGGACGCCGCCGCCGGAAGACCGAGGGCGGGGCCGACGAGGCCGCCACCGAGGTCCCGGCCGGAGAGAGCGCGCCCGCGAAGGCGGCCGCCGCACCCGAAGTAATCGTGGAAAGCCGCGAGACGCTGGGCGAGGCTGTCGACGTCGGCCTCGGATCCGACCTGGAAGCTGCCCCGCAGGCAGAGGCTGAGCCTGCGGCTGAGGCATCTGCGGAAACCCCGGTGGCCACGCGACCCCCTGCCGAAACGGCGGAGGAGACACCGAAGCCGAAGGCGCGCCGTACCCGCAAGCCGCGCAAGGCTGCTGCGGAAGGCGAGGAGGCTGCACCTGCAGCCGCAGAAGCAGCCACCGCCAGCGATGCCGAGGCGCCAGCCAAACCGGCCAGGCCGCGCACCCGCAAACGCAAGACGGCCGAGCCGTCGGGGGCCCCCGCAGCCGAAGCGGACACCGTGACCGCAACCGCGAGCGAACCAGCCGTGGCTGCGGAGACGGCGGCCGGACCGGACGGACAGGCCGGCATCGCGACCGAGCACGAGCCCGAGGTCGAGCCGGAGGACGTTTCGGCCATGGCCGGTGCGTCCGAAGGCACCGAGCAGCAGGAGGCACCGAAGCCCGCCCGGCGCGGCTGGTGGCGGACGCGCTTCCTGCGGCAGGACACCTGA